Part of the Photobacterium sp. DA100 genome is shown below.
CGCCAGAGTCAGCGTCTGGGTACTGAACTCACCGCCCGATACGGTGAACGCGGCAATGGCCCCTGTCGCAACCACCCAGGCCTTGGCATTGACCCACTGGAACAAGGCGCCGTTGAGAAAAGTCAGCGGTTCGGATTGCTCTTTTGCCCCAAGGCTGCCCCTTGAACTTGAAATCAGCCATGCCAAATAGAGCAAATACAACACGCCAGAGATTTTGATGAGGGTGTGTAGGCGTGGGAAGAGTTCGAAGACCTGTCCGAAACCCAAGCCGACCAGCAGCAACATGAAGGCAAAGCCGACGCATATTCCGCACAAGACAGGCAGGCTCTTCTTGATGCCAAAGTTAAGGCCTGAGGTCATCACTAAAATGTTATTGGGGCCTGGCGTGGCTGACGATACCACCGCAAACAATATCAAGGAGTATAAATAGTCCATTATTTCCTCGTGGTTGAAGGCTCGGGATGCTTGCCGTACAGGTAAGCGGTGCTCGTGCCGAAGATCCATCTCGGCGAGCCTTTCAATATGAATAAAAGTGAATAAAAGGTAAAGCCAAACTGGACTATAAGGGCCGTTTTTGCGGCCGGGACGAAAGTCATTACAAGATAAATGTCAGCGCCCCGTATCGGCCGAGGCGCTGTTCGGTAGTTAAATGCCTTCAAGTGCTTCCAGGGACTCTGGCAGGATCTGGCCGCCGTCGACCACGATAGTCTGTCCGGTAATGTAGCCCGCCTCATCGGAGGCAAAGAACAGCGCGGTATTGCCGATATCCTCGACATTGCCCAGGCGGTTGAGCGGAATAGAGGCGGCCATGGTATCGAGGTACTCCTGACCGAGATCCTGCAGGCCCTCGGTATAGATATTCCCCGGCATGACGGCATTGATGGTGATGCCTGAGCGGGCCAGCTCGATGGCTGCGGTTTTGACAAAGCCGAGCTGGCCGGCTTTCGAGGCTCCATAGTGAGACCAACCCGGGAAGCCGGTAATCGGACCGGTAATGGATGAGGTGACGATGATCCGCCCCTTGCCCTGCGCTTTCATTAACGGAGTAACCGCCTTAACGCTCAGGAATAGGCTCTTGAGATTGGTGTTCATCACCTGATCCCAGTTTTCTGGTTCCATATCGCTCAGGCGGGCTTGCGGGAAGATCCCGGCATTGGCACACAACACATCAATACGGCCATATTTTTCCCTGACATGCTCTGCCATTTGCTGCATCTCCTGCCAGTTGCTGACGTCAGCCAAGATGTATTCGGCGTTCAGTCCCTGCGCATTTAGCTCTGAAATGGCTTGTTGCGCGGCTTCCTCACCACGGGCAACGATAACCACATTGGCCCCCTGGCGGGCAAACACGCGGGCAATACCCTTGCCGATCCCCTTGCTTCCGCCTGTGACGATAACTGTTTGTCCTTTGATTGGGCTGAGCATGATGTACCTTCTCCTAAGATTTGCGATGTGTTATGGGGAGGTATAATAATGCGGTGTTGGTATAATTTTTTATGCTTGATTGTAAGAAATTTTATACATCTGCACCTGTCCCAAATTTATGTAATCCGGTCTGGTTGTTTTCACAGATTCGAGCGCTGTATGACGAGGCAATCGCAGTCACGTGAGGTAAGTGGGGCTGGTAATAAAGGCGCGAGATGGCAAAGGAAATGTTGCCCGTATATATCCAAGCGGCTTGGGGCGCCACTTGGATATATACCGTTGAAAACTATTAGCGAGTTAGGCCACTTCGCTTGGCAGGCGGTGTTTTTCTTCCTGGAGCAGGAACTGAGACGCTGCTCGGGCCTTGTCGGCATTGCCAGCCATGATCGCGTCATAGATAGCACGGTGTTCATTGATGCAGACACCACCGTCTTTGGATGAGTGGTGAATGAAGCTCATGAAGATGGTTGCCAACACATTACCGAACGGCAGGTAGAAGTCGTTACCGGTCGAGAAGAAAATCAAGCGGTGGAAATGCATATCCACTTCTGCCCAGCGGGCTTGGTCGAAGTCGTCGGCAATCTCGCACATCTGCTGGAATGTCTCAGACAGCTCGATACGTTGCTCAGCGGTGGCATGGCGGGCTGCTAGCGCGCAGGCTTCTGGCTCGATGGCTTTGCGTAGGCCGAGGAACTGGTGGTAGAAGACTTCGGCGTTTTGCAGGCCTTCCATCCATTCCAGTAGTTGTGGATCGAGGAAGTTCCAATTCAGGCGGTCAACTACTTTGGTACCAATTTTAGGTTTTGACTCAAGCAGACCTTTCGAAGTCAGAAGCTTAACGGCTTCACGCAGTGCCGTACGGCTAATGCCGAATTGTTCACAAAGCGTCATTTCGCCAGGGATCACTTGTCCTTGCTCAAGCTGGCCAGAGAGAATGCGACGGGCGATTTCGCGGGCGACCTGAACATGCAGGCTGCGTTTGGATCCCGCGATCGCGGTAAAACTAGAAGACATGTTAATCCTTGGTTCAATAACTATATGTATGACTATATGACTACAGTATACTGGATTTAGACTGTTTGCCTGAGTAGTTTTGCGTATTTCAGGCAAAAAGCCGACTTTCGTCGGCCTTTTATCGTAATAAACTTTGCCGCTAGGGGCAATTTTTAGCTCAAAAAACAGTTCATAAGCGGAAGCTGGAGCTGTTGATCAGAAGCTGTAAGTAATGCCCACCCGGCTGCGTAGCTCACGGGTATCGCTGGCATCTTTGCGGTTGTAGTTCACGTCACCAAACTCTACGTAAGGGCTCCATGCCCCCGGACGGTAACGGATACTGATGTTGTTTTCGTAGTTGGTGTCTTTACCATCGTACAAGTCGTAACCCTCGGCCTTGTAGTAGTTCATCTCTAGTCCAAACTGCCATTGGTCGATACGGTAGCCAACATTACCCGTTACCCGATGTCGCTTATCGGTGCTGTTGCCGTTGCTATAGGTTTTGAAGTCGTGGCGGTAGCGGCCGCTCAGCGTTAGGCCCTCAACATTATCGAAGGCATAAGTCAGTCGAAGCTGGGGCTTATAGGTCATGCCGCTGCTGCGGCCTTCAATTGGCATACCCGGCTGCAGGGTCCAGTTGCCGTTACGGAAGCGGTATCCCCAGTCGAATTCCCAGCCATTGTTTTGTAAGTCTTCCATAAACTTACCATCTGCACCTTTAAATTTCAGTTCACCACTGAAATAGAGGTTACCGATGCTTTCGTTAATTTTGACACGGCTTGAGTGCTGTTCTGACTTGCCTCTGTATTCGTGGCGGAAGTCGATAGAAGCCGCGCTGACCTGGCCTGCAACTAAGGCTGAGCCAATAAGTAGCATCAGGGAAGAGTGTTTGAACATAGTGTTTATTCCTGAATTGTAGAGCGTTATCGAAAAAGTAATACAATAGTATTGTTTGTATTTTTGTCGTCAATGAAGGGTTGGAGATATTTGTGATCATGATCTTGGGTGATTTTGATCACGGTTTTTGTTTTTATCTATATAATTCAGCGTCTTGTTTTGTTTTGTGGTGTGGTTTTTATATTGTTCATAAATTTATTAAACGTGAAACTGATCATAAAAAGTATGATTTTTGTGTTTTTTAAATAATTTTTTTTCGCCTTTGTTTACTTGTATTGTGGTTTTATTGCCATGATTTATAAGGGTTATTTTATTTGTGTTATTTTTTATTGGTAATTCTTCGTGATCAATATCGCGATTAATGAATATTGTAGTACAAGATATGATGCGGAGTTTTTATAGTATTAGCAAATTAATACACAAAAGGACTTTTACGATGGATCTCAATACCATGATCGTCGGCATCTACTTCCTGTTTCTGATTGCAATTGGATGGATGTTCCGGACATTTACCAATACCACCAGTGATTATTTCCGGGGAGGAGGCAGCATGCTGTGGTGGATGGTGGGCGCTTCGGCCTTCATGACCCAGTTCAGCGCTTGGACGTTTACCGGTGCGGCCGGTAAAGCCTATGATGACGGTTTCGCGGTTGCGATTATTTTCCTGGCCAATGCCTTCGGCTACCTGATGAATTACCTGTATTTCGCACCGAAGTTTCGTCAAATGCGCGTAGTAACAGTGATCGAAGCGATTCGCCTGCGTTTTGGTAAGCACAATGAGCAGGTGTTTACCTGGTCAGGCATGCCTAACAGTGTGATCACCGCGGGTATCTGGCTGAATGGTCTGGCAATTATCGCATCGGGCATTTTCGGTTTCGATATGACCATGACCATTATCCTGACTGGCCTGGTTGTACTGGTGATGTCGGTAACCGGCGGTTCATGGGCGGTTATTGCTTCTGACTTCATGCAGATGGTGATCATCATGGCGGTAACGGTGACCTGTACTATCGTTGCGGTTATCCAGGGCGGCGGTGTTGGCGAGATCGTCAGCAATTTCCCACTGGAAGAAGGTGCTTCTTTCGTATCGGGTAACAACCTTAACTACCTAAGCATCTTTGGGATCTGGGCATTTTTCCTTTTCTTCAAGCAGTTCAGTATCACCAACAACATGCTGAACTCATACCGTTACCTGGCGGCCAAAGACTCTAAGAACGCGAAGAAAGCCGCATTGCTTGCATGTATCCTGATGACCATGGGCCCATTAATCTGGTTCATGCCTTCTTGGTTCATCGCTGGTCAGGGTGTTGATCTTATGGCGCAATACCCAGAAGCAGGCTCTAAAGCCGGTGACTTTGCTTACCTGTACTTCGTACAAGAATACATGCCAGCGGGTATGGTGGGACTGCTGATCTCTGCGATGTTTGCCGCGACCATGTCTTCGATGGACTCGGGCCTGAACCGTAACTCAGGGATTTTCGTTAAGAACTTCTACCAGCCAATCCTTCGCCCTAACGCGCCTGAAAAAGAGCTGGTGGTGGTCTCTAAGCTAACCTCCACGGTCTTTGGCATCGCGATCATCCTGGTTGCCCTGTTTATTAACTCGCTGAAAGGCCTGAGCCTGTTTGACACCATGATGTATGTCGGTGCGTTGATTGGCTTCCCGATGACCATCCCTGCCTTCTGTGGCTTCTTTATTAAGAAAACACCGGACTGGGCTGGCTGGGGTACGCTGGTTGTCGGTGGTATCGTGTCTTACTTCGTTGGCTTCGTTATCACGGCCGACATGGTTCAGAACTGGTTCGACCTTGAGCCGCTGACTGGCCGTGAATGGTCTGACTTGAAAGTGGCTATCGGCCTGATCGGTCACCTGATTTTCACCGCCGGTTTCTTCATCCTATCAACGGTGTTCTACAAACCGCTATCGGATGAGCGCCAGAAAGACGTTGACCGTTTCTTCAATAACCTGGCAACACCGTTGGTCTCAGAATCTACCGAGCAGAAGCAATTGGATAACAAGCAGCGTCGTATGCTTGGCTCGCTGATCGCAGTCGCTGGTGTGGGAGTGATGGCGATGTTTGTGCTGCCTAACCCATTCTGGGGCCGAATGATCTTCGTGCTGTGCGGGGCAATTGTCCTGGGTGTTGGCTTGCTGCTGGTGAAGGCGGTGGATAGCAGCGTTGAAAACAATGCCGAGTTGGCAACCGAACAAGACTAGGGAGCGAATATGTTGAAACGTACACTAACTTCATTGGCCATAGCCGGCGCCTTGTTTGCCGCTCCAGTGTTTGCCCTAGACGGTACGCCAAGCACGGTATTTTTCGATGCCGATCTGATTGCTGAAAGCAAGGCGCGTATTCACAACGATACGGCAACAAAGGAGGCCCAGGCGAGTTACCAGCGCCTGCTGGACGAAGCGGAAGCTGCGATGAAAGTGGGTTTGCTGTCGGTGACCGACAAGACCCTGATGCCACCAAGCGGTGACAAGCATGATTACTTCTCTATCAGCCCATACTGGTGGCCGAACCAAAAGACAGAAGATGGCTTGCCATGGGTCCGCCAGGACGGTAACACCAACCCGGACTCGAAGACCGATGCGACAGACTCTGTCCGTATCGGCCTGTTCACCCGCTCGGTGCGCGCTCTTGGTGTGGCGTACTACTTCTCCGGTGAGGAAAAGTACGCCGAGCAGGCTGCAGAGATGCTTCGCCATTGGTTCATCAACCCTGAAACGCGGATGAACCCGAACATGCGCTACGCCCAGGCCGTGCCGGGCGTCGATGACCAGCGCCGAAGCGGCATGATTGACTCGCGCAGTTTCTCGGATCGCCTGGTTGATGCATTGGCACTGATTGAACTGTCGGAGCACTGGACCGAGCAGGACGATACCGCCATGCGCGCCTGGCTGGGTGACTTCCTTGACTGGTTGATCACCTCCGAGCAGGGCACCGCCGAGCACTTTGCCCCGAATAACCACGGGACTTGGATGCAGGCCCAAATTGCCGGTATCGCTTACTACCTTGGCCGTGAAGATATCGCCAAGATGGCTGTGGCCCAGACCAAGTGGCGGATCCGCGAACAGCTAGATAGCAAGGGCACACAGCCAGAAGAGCTGGCACGTACCCGTGGCTACCACTATAGCTACTTCAACCTGGATGCCATGGCCTATTTGGCACAGCTTGGCGACAAGTTGGGGGTGGATATCTGGAACCATGAATACCGCGGTCGCAGCATGAAGTCGGCGATAGATTACGTGGCGCAGTACCAGCGTCTCGAAGACTGGCCGCACCCTGACAACGATGTGAAGAAGGGCCGCTTCCAGACCTACCGCATGCTGACGGTCTACCGCAAGGCTGATTTGGCCTGGGGCACCGACTACTACGATCAGGTCATCGACAAGATCGGCTTTGGCAATGCCGAGCTGAATAACCTGTCACAGGTTTGGGCCGAGCGGGACGCGTACCTGCTGTATCCAAAACTGTAAACCCTCTCCGTGAAACACCCGGGCGGCAATTACGCCGCCCGGCACAAGGAAAACACCATGAAAAAACAAACGCCTATCGCGATGGCTTTGCTGGCTGCGCTGTCTTTTCACGCCCATGCCGCTTCGCCGACGCCGGTTCAGTTGCCGGAGACGGCGGTTGTAAAGCCTATCGCCGAGGTTTCACTACAATCGCTGACGGCTGAACAGCTGGTTGCCGCCCAAAGTCGTGAGCCGGTCGATGCCAGCAAGGTCGAGGTTGCGGATAACGCGGCCGCAGAGGCTTTGAAGCAGCTGCTGGAAAATGCCAAGCCGGGTGAGGTGATCACTATTGCCCCGGGCCGTTACGCCAACCTGGGTGTGATTGAACTGACAGCGGATGGCATCACAGTGAAAGCTGAGCAGCCGGGCACAGTGCTGCTGACGGGCTTGGTCCAGCTGGTTGTCAAAGGCGATGACATCACCTTGGATAGCCTAGTGTTTACCGAGGGTGGCCCGGCAGAGCGCTTTGGTGGCGTGCGCCTGGAAGGGATGCGCAATACCCTGCAGAACTCGACCTTCTACTACTTCAATGATGATTACGAGTACCAGCCGGACGAGCGACGCAGTGAGTACCCACGTTACCTATGGGTATCGCTATGGGGCAAAGATGGCAAGGTAATTAACAACCGTTTCGAAGGCAAGCACAAGCGCGGTACCCTGATCGGTATTCAGAAGAACATTGACGATCAGGCGGATAACCACCTGATCGAAGGCAATATCTTCTACTCGCAGAAAAAGAACCGCTACAACGAGCTGGCGATTGAAAAAGCGGTACGCTACAACGGCAACAGCTGGGAGGCGATCCGGATCGGTGATTCTAAGAGCAGCCAGTGGCCGTCACGTACCCAATTCGTCAACAACCTGCTGGTGGACTCGGACGGTGAGCGCGAGCTGATCTCGGTCAAATCAGGCGAGAACCGCATCGCGGGTAATACCATATTCGAGAGCGCGTCGATGATCTCCCTGCGCCACGGCAAGGCCAACGTGGTGGAGAACAATGTGATCATTGGTAACAACAAGCAAGATACCGGTGGTATCCGTATCTACGACGAAGATCATGTGGTTCGCAATAACTACCTGGTTGGCTTGCGCGGCTCGGGCGGCCAGATCGCCGGTAATGCCGATGTTCGCGGTGGCGTGGTGATCAACACCGGCATTATCGATGTGAAGAACAACGAGCAGCTTGACCAGGAAGTCAAAGGCAAAGAGCTGAACAAGCAGTGGACGCCGAAGAACGTCATGGTAGAAAACAACACCATGGTTGATGTGGAGTTCGGAATGGTTCACGGCAACCAGGGCCACCGTGTCAGCCTGTTCGATAACAGCCAGGTCGAGACTATCTTCACCGGTGATCACATTAGGTTCAGCAGCAACGTGGTGTTCAACCTGGATGAAACATTGCAGGCAATGCGAGCCGACCCTGCCACACCTCTGACCAACCCAACTTACAGCGATGAGGTTTATTACGGCCAGGTACACGGTGTTGACGGGGTGCCCGCAGGTGTTTCTCAGCACAAACCCACCTACACCAAAGTCGGCGATTTTTACCAGTTCGCTGGAGGCGGGGCGGATGTCTCGAAACTGCACGTGCTGACTGCCGACGAAATCGGTCCAAGCTACCGTCTGCAGGGTGTACCGCAGAACTAGTTTCACCGTTTACTGGTTTGACGTTTGTCCAATTGACGTAGTTTGCCCGGGTACTTTCCAAGCAAGTGCCCGGGCTTTTCTATTTTCTGTTCTGCAGCGCCCATCGTCCGAAAAGTACAAGTGATTGGATTTTCTGTCTATGTCGCTTTGGCTTGGGCTGGTTAACAATGAATACATGCTCAACACAATACAAAATCAACAACATCCAATATCAATAAATCAGCTCTAGGAAGGAACAAACTATGCCTATTCAACAACAGTTTCGCGATGCCATGTCTAACCTTGCCGCAGCCGTTAATGTGGTGACCTCGGGAGGGGAAGCGGGCACCGTCGGCCTGACAGCGACAGCTGTTTGTTCGGTAACCGATAGTCCTGCTACGGTGTTGGTGTGTGTAAACCGCAATAGCGCCTCCAACCAGATCTTCAAAGACAATGGCCGTATCTGCGTGAATGTTTGTGCTGCCGAGCACAAGGACATGTCGATGCACTTTGCCGGGATGACCGGCTTGGCAATGGAAGACAGGTTTCAGCTACCGGGCTGGGAGATCAACCCGCATGGGGTGCCAGTTCTGACCGATTCATTGGCGACACTGGAAGGTAAAATAAAAACTGTCAGCGAAGTGGGCACTCACAGTGTGTTTTTTGTCGAAGTTGAATCCATAACGACTTCCGAGAGCGATGCGCTGGTGTATTTCTCCCGGGAGTTCAAGTCAGTTGAAGCGACACGGAAGATGCCGGAAGTGGCCTAACTGTCGTTTTTTCAGTTTGCACTTTAGCGAAAACAGGCAGCGACCCTTTGTCGGTATAGAGGGTGGCTGCCTGTATATGATTAGAACTTAAGGCCAACCGTGACGGCGATCTGATCTGGCTCGTAACGGTACCTGCCGACATCCAACTTCAGTACTTCATTGGACACGTTGATGTAGAACAGATCGGCGGTCAGGCGCATACCGATACCGTAATAGGTATTGGTATCGCTATAGCTTGTTGAAGAACACTGATTGTATGAACACCACCTGTCATCTTCAGTGGTGCGGTGGAAGCCGAGTGATACATAAGGCTTTAATGACACGCTTGGGCTAAGAGGAAAAGCATAACCGAGATCGGTGCCAAATTTAATGGTGCTGTAATCAACCGAGCCGCGCTGGTAACCATAGTAATCATAACCAGATTCTTCATAGGAAAGGTTGAATCCGACAATGCGGTTGACATCGTACCCTCCCTCAAGCTTGAAGCCAGTATCGGTATCGATATAACGGTCTGACAGATAAGAAATTCCCAAGCCAACACGTGGCCCCTGATAAGCGTTAGGGCCGCCATTGTGGTAATGGTGGTGCGTGTGGTAGCTAGGGCTATGGTGGGCACTGGCCACCATTGGAGCTGTCGTTAGCAGTGTTAAGGCTGCAGTTGCGAATAACTTTTGCATCATTGGTCTTACTATATTATTTGGGGGCGGGAGGATTATGGAGTTAACGGTGCAATTTGTAATTAGCGAACGAAGTGAAATAACATAAAGCTGACAAAAGCCGACACTTTCGAAGCATTTGGCTGCTAATTTGCGTTAAATGTAAGTAAGTGTTTCAGTTCCGGCTTTGGATGAGAGTGCAGTCTATTTCACAAAGCTTTGTCATAAGCTTCCGGTTGACTATGAAGAGAGGGGGCGATGAGGGAACGAGTGGGTGCACCTGGATAGGTGACGACGGTATTTCTCCCCATCTGTTTGGCTTGGTACAAGGCTTGATCAGCCCTTGATACAAGAAAACAGAATGATAATAAAGTTCAGCGTTCTTATATCGAGCGTAAACATATCCATGTCCAATACCCACTCCTACTTTTGGGTAATAGGATCATAGAGCACTGTTAATATTATTCTCAACAACTGGCGTGAAGTGAGAATGTCATCACTTTATATTGCTTTTGTGTCTGTGGGATCAGCCAGGCTCTATGTCTGCTCCTTGGTATCAATCAGCGCATTAAGCAAGGAAGATAGCTGGCGGTATTTCTCTTCGCCGAGTTTGGCTTTGAGTTGAACATACTGCGCTTCTATTTGGGGGCGCAGGCTATCGACCAGTGTTTTTGCTTTCTGGGTGAGGTGGATATAGTACTTGCGGCCATCAGAAGCGGACTTCTTGCGCTGTACGTAGCCCATTTTCTCAAGGCGATTAATGATTCCTGTCAGGCTCGGGCCAAGGATGCAGCACTCGCGGGAAAGGGTTGAGAAATCAATTTCACCAAGCGTATCGAGCACCCGCATCACACGCCATTGCTGCTCGGTGATTTCATTATCCGCCAAGATTGGGCGGAAGTAGTCCATGGATACATCC
Proteins encoded:
- a CDS encoding LysE family translocator, whose translation is MDYLYSLILFAVVSSATPGPNNILVMTSGLNFGIKKSLPVLCGICVGFAFMLLLVGLGFGQVFELFPRLHTLIKISGVLYLLYLAWLISSSRGSLGAKEQSEPLTFLNGALFQWVNAKAWVVATGAIAAFTVSGGEFSTQTLTLAGTFLVISFPCVGIWLYFGSWLKRYLNNAAHRKWFNLSMSGLLVASVLPVIGELFEQFG
- the fabG gene encoding 3-oxoacyl-ACP reductase FabG; this encodes MLSPIKGQTVIVTGGSKGIGKGIARVFARQGANVVIVARGEEAAQQAISELNAQGLNAEYILADVSNWQEMQQMAEHVREKYGRIDVLCANAGIFPQARLSDMEPENWDQVMNTNLKSLFLSVKAVTPLMKAQGKGRIIVTSSITGPITGFPGWSHYGASKAGQLGFVKTAAIELARSGITINAVMPGNIYTEGLQDLGQEYLDTMAASIPLNRLGNVEDIGNTALFFASDEAGYITGQTIVVDGGQILPESLEALEGI
- a CDS encoding FadR/GntR family transcriptional regulator; this translates as MSSSFTAIAGSKRSLHVQVAREIARRILSGQLEQGQVIPGEMTLCEQFGISRTALREAVKLLTSKGLLESKPKIGTKVVDRLNWNFLDPQLLEWMEGLQNAEVFYHQFLGLRKAIEPEACALAARHATAEQRIELSETFQQMCEIADDFDQARWAEVDMHFHRLIFFSTGNDFYLPFGNVLATIFMSFIHHSSKDGGVCINEHRAIYDAIMAGNADKARAASQFLLQEEKHRLPSEVA
- a CDS encoding oligogalacturonate-specific porin KdgM family protein, whose translation is MFKHSSLMLLIGSALVAGQVSAASIDFRHEYRGKSEQHSSRVKINESIGNLYFSGELKFKGADGKFMEDLQNNGWEFDWGYRFRNGNWTLQPGMPIEGRSSGMTYKPQLRLTYAFDNVEGLTLSGRYRHDFKTYSNGNSTDKRHRVTGNVGYRIDQWQFGLEMNYYKAEGYDLYDGKDTNYENNISIRYRPGAWSPYVEFGDVNYNRKDASDTRELRSRVGITYSF
- a CDS encoding sodium:solute symporter family protein, whose amino-acid sequence is MDLNTMIVGIYFLFLIAIGWMFRTFTNTTSDYFRGGGSMLWWMVGASAFMTQFSAWTFTGAAGKAYDDGFAVAIIFLANAFGYLMNYLYFAPKFRQMRVVTVIEAIRLRFGKHNEQVFTWSGMPNSVITAGIWLNGLAIIASGIFGFDMTMTIILTGLVVLVMSVTGGSWAVIASDFMQMVIIMAVTVTCTIVAVIQGGGVGEIVSNFPLEEGASFVSGNNLNYLSIFGIWAFFLFFKQFSITNNMLNSYRYLAAKDSKNAKKAALLACILMTMGPLIWFMPSWFIAGQGVDLMAQYPEAGSKAGDFAYLYFVQEYMPAGMVGLLISAMFAATMSSMDSGLNRNSGIFVKNFYQPILRPNAPEKELVVVSKLTSTVFGIAIILVALFINSLKGLSLFDTMMYVGALIGFPMTIPAFCGFFIKKTPDWAGWGTLVVGGIVSYFVGFVITADMVQNWFDLEPLTGREWSDLKVAIGLIGHLIFTAGFFILSTVFYKPLSDERQKDVDRFFNNLATPLVSESTEQKQLDNKQRRMLGSLIAVAGVGVMAMFVLPNPFWGRMIFVLCGAIVLGVGLLLVKAVDSSVENNAELATEQD
- a CDS encoding alginate lyase family protein, yielding MLKRTLTSLAIAGALFAAPVFALDGTPSTVFFDADLIAESKARIHNDTATKEAQASYQRLLDEAEAAMKVGLLSVTDKTLMPPSGDKHDYFSISPYWWPNQKTEDGLPWVRQDGNTNPDSKTDATDSVRIGLFTRSVRALGVAYYFSGEEKYAEQAAEMLRHWFINPETRMNPNMRYAQAVPGVDDQRRSGMIDSRSFSDRLVDALALIELSEHWTEQDDTAMRAWLGDFLDWLITSEQGTAEHFAPNNHGTWMQAQIAGIAYYLGREDIAKMAVAQTKWRIREQLDSKGTQPEELARTRGYHYSYFNLDAMAYLAQLGDKLGVDIWNHEYRGRSMKSAIDYVAQYQRLEDWPHPDNDVKKGRFQTYRMLTVYRKADLAWGTDYYDQVIDKIGFGNAELNNLSQVWAERDAYLLYPKL
- a CDS encoding polysaccharide lyase 6 family protein, translating into MKKQTPIAMALLAALSFHAHAASPTPVQLPETAVVKPIAEVSLQSLTAEQLVAAQSREPVDASKVEVADNAAAEALKQLLENAKPGEVITIAPGRYANLGVIELTADGITVKAEQPGTVLLTGLVQLVVKGDDITLDSLVFTEGGPAERFGGVRLEGMRNTLQNSTFYYFNDDYEYQPDERRSEYPRYLWVSLWGKDGKVINNRFEGKHKRGTLIGIQKNIDDQADNHLIEGNIFYSQKKNRYNELAIEKAVRYNGNSWEAIRIGDSKSSQWPSRTQFVNNLLVDSDGERELISVKSGENRIAGNTIFESASMISLRHGKANVVENNVIIGNNKQDTGGIRIYDEDHVVRNNYLVGLRGSGGQIAGNADVRGGVVINTGIIDVKNNEQLDQEVKGKELNKQWTPKNVMVENNTMVDVEFGMVHGNQGHRVSLFDNSQVETIFTGDHIRFSSNVVFNLDETLQAMRADPATPLTNPTYSDEVYYGQVHGVDGVPAGVSQHKPTYTKVGDFYQFAGGGADVSKLHVLTADEIGPSYRLQGVPQN
- the hpaC gene encoding 4-hydroxyphenylacetate 3-monooxygenase, reductase component; protein product: MPIQQQFRDAMSNLAAAVNVVTSGGEAGTVGLTATAVCSVTDSPATVLVCVNRNSASNQIFKDNGRICVNVCAAEHKDMSMHFAGMTGLAMEDRFQLPGWEINPHGVPVLTDSLATLEGKIKTVSEVGTHSVFFVEVESITTSESDALVYFSREFKSVEATRKMPEVA
- a CDS encoding porin family protein codes for the protein MMQKLFATAALTLLTTAPMVASAHHSPSYHTHHHYHNGGPNAYQGPRVGLGISYLSDRYIDTDTGFKLEGGYDVNRIVGFNLSYEESGYDYYGYQRGSVDYSTIKFGTDLGYAFPLSPSVSLKPYVSLGFHRTTEDDRWCSYNQCSSTSYSDTNTYYGIGMRLTADLFYINVSNEVLKLDVGRYRYEPDQIAVTVGLKF
- the hpaR gene encoding homoprotocatechuate degradation operon regulator HpaR, with the translated sequence MTKYEDSLPLQLIRARDVSMDYFRPILADNEITEQQWRVMRVLDTLGEIDFSTLSRECCILGPSLTGIINRLEKMGYVQRKKSASDGRKYYIHLTQKAKTLVDSLRPQIEAQYVQLKAKLGEEKYRQLSSLLNALIDTKEQT